Proteins encoded in a region of the Nitrospirota bacterium genome:
- a CDS encoding winged helix-turn-helix transcriptional regulator, translating to MDLQGQRDLLLLNELDRDGGATQRTLATKLGVALGLTNLYLKRLAHKGYIKVTTIPRNRIRYLLTPQGFTEKSRLTYLYMQHSLSYYRDMRARLKEMMSIFGGSHGQRVVIYGTSELAELAYLSLREMNIDCVGFIDGSSRESFLSCPVSSPDRIASWQFDRVLIADLEHADACEEQLVQSGVSREKVMRLGLRR from the coding sequence ATGGATTTACAGGGTCAACGAGACCTTCTCCTCCTCAACGAACTCGATCGAGATGGCGGGGCCACGCAGCGTACCCTTGCCACTAAACTAGGTGTTGCGCTCGGCCTGACCAATCTGTATCTCAAACGTTTGGCTCATAAGGGCTACATCAAGGTTACGACCATCCCGCGGAATCGAATCAGGTACCTCCTGACGCCACAGGGCTTCACCGAGAAATCACGTCTGACGTATCTCTACATGCAGCACTCCCTTTCGTATTACCGTGACATGCGGGCTCGCCTCAAAGAGATGATGTCGATATTCGGCGGCTCTCATGGCCAGCGAGTGGTGATTTATGGGACGAGTGAGTTGGCAGAATTGGCCTACCTGTCGCTTCGAGAGATGAACATCGACTGTGTGGGATTCATTGATGGGAGCTCGCGTGAGTCGTTTCTTTCCTGTCCGGTATCTTCTCCGGACAGAATTGCCAGCTGGCAGTTCGATCGAGTGTTGATTGCAGATCTTGAGCATGCGGATGCCTGTGAGGAGCAGTTGGTACAGTCGGGAGTTTCGCGCGAGAAAGTGATGAGGCTCGGGTTACGTCGGTAG